Below is a window of Oncorhynchus clarkii lewisi isolate Uvic-CL-2024 chromosome 19, UVic_Ocla_1.0, whole genome shotgun sequence DNA.
GTTATGGCTGCAGCTGGAGCAACCTGCATTATAGCAGCACCCCTTGCTGGCGAGCGTTGTTACTGCTCTGTAGGGGTAGCGACTGATTCTGCAGGCTTCTCCATAGCAGTAGACCGGGTGGGAGACTCCTGAGTGGTGGGAGCCGGTCGGGGACAGTAGCTTGGGACTCTGGACCCCACCAGGGCACAACGTGATGGAGGCCACAGAAGAGGGCGGGTAGGGCATGGGGCTGGAGCTCATGGAGGTCATGAGGGTAGAGGAGGTCTTGTGGTGGGCAAAGTGGACATAATAGCCTGAGAAACATGGGTAAGGGTAGGGGCCTATGGTCAGGGCATGTGGGTGGGCAAGGGAACGGGGAGAGAGGAGGCGGCCCTTGGAGAGCGAATGCTCCTCAAGTTCGTCGTCACCGAAGCTCTTTTGGCCAAGGAACAGGGCCAGTCGGTGGCAGTACTCCCCCAACCTTTCCTGGGAGCAGCAGCAGAAAGAAGGAGTCGCCTGGGTCTCGACTGGCTCCTCCACAGACTTCATCGGGTAGCCAAGGAAGGATCCACACTGGAAGTCAGATCTGATGGAGCCATTCCCCCCTGTAGTCCCCTCCCACTGTGGTTCTGGGTGGAAGTATTCCCTTTTACAGAGATTACAGCATTTCTGAACCAGCTGTGGCTGGACCTGGGATTGCCTGTGATGGATTTCATGATGATGCCGTTTCTTTAGCTTAATCCTCACTACCCCACTCAGCTGGTTGCAGTTGGCCTTGGTCCCCCGGTGTTTGGCTTTGAAAGAGGTGCTGGTGATCTTGAGCAAAGCAGAAGCATTGAGGCTGGCCTGACGCCGAGGGGTGGGACCGTACAGACTCAGCAGACCCACATCCTCCATCTTCATAGTCTTTTGGTAAGTTTTGGAACTTCTAGTTCCACAAATGTCTGATTTTGCCACCTTAGGACCACTTGGGGTGTTATGGCCCAAAATGATTGCATCCTTTGCCAGATTCCCATTGGAATGTAGCTTATTTACGAGTCTGGACCCTTGCGGATGTTCTCTGTATAAGAGCAGAGTATTCACAGCCTCCGCGTTGAGAGAGGCCAGCCTCCGTTTGCGAGGTTCCACGACAGGTAATGTGCATAACACTTTTGATTGATTGTTTGGTTCCGGCGCTAGCCGATAGGCTTTGCAGGTCTTTTGTCTAGACTTGCAGGGCTTGGTCCTTCCACGCACCAGGCTATGGCTCCCTTCTTCTTTGGTCTCTATTGGAGGTTCCAAGCAGCTCTCCTTGTCCTCATCACCGCTCGACTCCAGACGAGTGAGAAGGACTCGACAGTCGAGGCTGTCCCCCTCGCACAGATCCAGCTTCctgccctcctcctcttcccacaGTTCATTGCTCTCCTTCACACTGCCTCTCTTTACCTCCTTGGGCCTCCCTCTTTTTAGTTTTGGCTGGGCTCCCCCCACCATGGCCTCCGCATGTGGAAGACCTACCTGCTCCCAGGAGTCACTGGGGCGGTATCTGCATGGGTCATCACATCCCTTCATACAGACCCTGGGGAAGGAGACCAAGAAATCAATACATGGGGAgagtttttttttgcaaaaaccgACATGACAGTGGATGAATGCCCAAAAAGAAAGTTTGGCTCAATACAGTTTTTATTATGGCCATAAAAAAAACAGCTATATTTTATCTGCTGAAACACTGATGTGGTTGACCACATATTTTGCAACTGGTAACTGGCTTAAAGAGTAAGCCTGTAGTAGAAACGGTTAGTACAGAGGGGATATGGGTTTCAAAAAGTTCAGAAAGATACCGCTGCTGACTGACATAGGATCATATCTATGTAGGAattacccaacacacacacacacacacacaatcatatttCCAGGAAAGCAAAATCTTGCCCTTATCCTATTGTGCAGATCCAAGTGACTCATCAAACAAGCTTCAGATTCTACTTTATCTACATCCTCACAGAATAAATTGCAATAAACGTTTAGCTCTCAGGAAATACAATCACACTCTAGTCATAATGTCTAAGAGTGGATTGTCATTCACAAATAGGAAAATCGCCACTTTCCACAGTGGCCATTCATATCAAAGACTCCCGGATAGAAGTTGTTTTTTCCAATACAAAACCTAAAACCTGAAATGACCCATAGTCTTCTGAAGCCTTATGATGACTTGCTTTCTCTTACGCCACGTAATCTTCTATCATACTATGAActggaggtcgaccgattaaatcggaatggccgattaattagggccgatttcaagttcacAACAATCGGAAATgggtatttaaatatatatatatatatatatatatatatattttttttagtcagttaagaacacattcttattttcaatgacggcctaggaacagtgggttaactgccttattcagggcagaacgacagatttttaccttgtcagctccgggattcaatcttgcaaccttacagttaactagtccaacgctctaaccacttgcctctcattgcactccacgaggagcctgcctgttacgcgaatgcagtaagaagccaaggtaagttgctaactagcattaaacttatcttataaaaaaacaaatcaatcataatcactagttaactacacatggtcgatgatattactagtttatctagaaAGTCCTgggttgcatataatcgatgcaatgcAAGgcgatgatttaacaaaagcgcatttgcgaaaaaaagcacaatcgttacacgactgtacctaaccataaacaccaatgcctttcttaaaatcgatacaaagaagtatatatttttaaacctgcatatttagctaaaagaaatccaggttagcaggcaatattaaccaggtgaaattgtgtcacttctcttgcgttcattgcacgcagagtcagggtatatgcaacagtatGGGCAGCCTGGCtggttgcgaactaatttgccagaattttacgtaattatgacataacattgaaggttgtgcaatgtaacaggtatatttagacttagggatgccacccattagataaaatacggaagggttccgtatttcactgaaataataaacgttttgttttcgagatgatagtttccagattcgaccatattaatgaacaaaggctcatatttctgtgtattactaataatataattaagtctatgatttgatatttgatagagcagtctgattgagcgatggtaggcaccagcaggctcgtaagcattcattcaaacagcactttagtgcattttgccagcagctcttccttgtgcttcaagcattgcgctgtttatgacttcaagcctatcaactcccgagattaggctggtgtaaccgatgggaaatggctagctagttagcggggtgcgcgctaatagcatttcaaatgtcactcgctctgagacttggagtggttgttccccttgctttgcatgaacatccaatagtcaaaggtatatgaaatacaaattgtatatagagaaatagtcctataaatactatattaactacaacctaaaacctcttaccttggaatattgaagtctcatgttaaaaggaaccatcatatgttctcatgttctgaacaaggaactgaaacgatagcttttttacatggcacatattgcacttttactttcttctccaacactttgtttttgcattatttaaaccaaattgaacatgtttcattatgtttcattatctatttgaggctaaatagatttttattgatgtattaagttaaaataagtgttcaatcAGTATTGTtgaaattgtcattattacaaataaataaaataaataaaaaataaagttgtccgattaatcggtatcggctttttggggtcctccaataatcagtatcgtcGTTGAACATTTCATAAAATCAATCTGCAACCATTCAAATGTTGGTGTGACTACTACTCCCTGAAATCAATGCAGGAAAGCACCCATAACTGTAAACTAACTAGTCACCCCCCAATTAATTTGTTTGATATCATGAGGCAGTGGGAAATTCTTATGACATGAATGGAGGAGGTTTTATTCACACATCCAAGACCTAAACATCCCTACCTTACAGGAACCCAGTCTGCCTTCCTATTGATGTAGTTGTGTTATTCCCACAAATCAGTCAGAACAGAAGTACAGGAGAGACCTGTCTCTATGCCTCATTTGAATTTTTTTGtaattttatttcatctttatcggtcaagaacacattcttaccagggaacagtgggttaactgccttgttcaggggcagaacgacagatttttaccttgtcagctcggggattcgatccagcaacctttcgattaccgGCTCAacgctctaggctacctgccgccccatatgcaTGATTACTACCCAACACAAGTGGCTTACAGATCTGGGTTCTCTCAAGTACGAGCTTTGGAGTGCCAGATAAgtagggtttgcacttttggaacTATTCCATTGAGTTAATTATGCcaagcaagctcaatcaagcacagtaTTTGAAAGAAACTGAACTGGTTTACAGATCTGGTCCTTTTTATCTTCACAATATCCTTTCACTGGTTTCCTCCAATCTTTCAGAAACAAATAGCGACCTTTTCAAACCCACTACTGAGTCAAGATCAGAATAAGATAAGACATAAGactagaagaagaagaaaaacttAAAAACAGATGCCTGTTGTTTTGGTAATATTGTTTTTTAAAGTTTATGATCATTTAATTTACAAATCAATACTAAGATGTGTTTAAGAGAATAATCCACCACAAGTATTAAGAGCATAACCAAATCAAAATGTGATTGTTCTTCTAAAAAACAAACCAACTCTATACAAGATTGGTTGTTCTTTCTTCCGTATTTTCCTATTCTATAGCAGACATACGTTTTAAATGACAACCACAATAACGGTAAGTCGACTTGattctaaaaaaaaacatttttagccTTGCACTTCCAAACATCCCACAATTTGGTTGGACATAAATGAGAAAGACTAATTTAATTTACAGATAACGAGAGAACAGAAGGAGACACACATTGAGTTTCTGTCTATGGATATCAAATCAAGTTGCTTCATTGGGATACGACAGAAGGCTATGCAACGGATCAAGTGTAACTGAAGCACATTGTTTTCTACAGACACGCTATATTGAGAAAGGGTCAAACTCTGAATAAGAAACATATTTCTATGCTAGGCCTATAGCATCTAAATAATATttcctctttctttttttctttttttactttCAATCACACCAAAAGTTGGTGTTGGGGAAATATTTGCAGTTTGGCCACAATGAGTGACCAACACATTGCAAGTAGATTGTGACAAATAGCCTACTGCTGGATATGGAATAGCCTAATAATCTAAAGGTATCATCGTGTAACCCACAAAACCTGCCCTAAACTCAAAtaatactgagagagaggcaAAATACCATGGATATGTTGAGGGAAGCGACCTTGCGCTACAGTGCAGTTCCCATAGGGCGTTATATCAATGGAATCCATATCATCACGTTCCGTATTATCACCGTCCGGGTTTATCACATTTATTTATCACCATGATGAGCACGAGGCTATACAACCACTAGATCGGAAACACACATTATGATTAACTAATAACTCATATGGGTGTTCATTACTACTAATCGAATATTTCATATTATAGGCGGTCATTATGGTCTGCCCAGAAACCCAAATTATGAGATTGATTATGCGTTGCCAGAATCTGTTCTGAATTATTGAGTTCGGCCATCGACATGGGATATTCTAACAGGATGACAGGCTGTGGTATAATATCAGAAGTAGGGGTTCAGGTGGATGCAGGCGAGGAATGACTATGATCACTGACTAAGCGTAATAAAGCGGTTATAAGCATGTTATTACATCGTCACTCACTCAATTAGCATTTACATTAAATATGACGTATATGCGCTATGCAATTTTACCTTCGGTCCCGATGGAAGATCGGTTTGAGTCCACTCTTAATTCAGAATACACCTTTTATAAATTATGACCAGAGTCGAGGTTTAATTTAGAAAAAAATGAGCGCCCAATAGAGACGTCGTAAAACTGTGACCTACTTCCGAAGTAGCATGCTGGAGATAATATCCATGCGCTGCATTAAGAGACTTCTGTTGCGCTGGGACATCGAGTAAAATATCGTTAATAAGAGCTACGATTTTCTCAAAAGATTCCTATTATCGAAGTTTACCGAGGTCAAAATGAACTGCCAGTAATTGCAATATCGCTCTGTTCTACCTTCAACGATCAAGTTTTCTCCGACAATTAAAACTTGCTGCATGAATCAAACCTGCTTCACGACACTGCGGCGCCCTGACCTATGAGAAAATCAATATCAAGCGGAAACTTTGTTACAAATTCTTCATTGAATCAACCCCAATCGGAAAATCTCCAAACTAAATGTAAACCAATGACAACGACGGTATTGCGAGTCTTTGATATCTAGGTTGTCCAATCAAAGTCTATTTCCTCCATGGGATGGAACAAATTCAGTTCAGGCTATCCAATGTCCACATATCAAAACAATACAACGGTGAAATACATTTCAAATCAATATCCAGCAATGAAAGTATAGGCCTAATTAAACCTATATGAAATCCATGCCTCTTTTGCTCCTATTGCTTTGAATAACATGTTGAACATCCACTAGGTTATTATAGCTTACTTCTCAACCATAGCCATTCTAAACATAAAGGCTCTCTGATGTTTGCCTGAGGACTCGGAAGTGAATTCTTTCACTGCTCCATCTTCGCTGCATgcttcagtctgagactgccattaTTGAAGTCGTATGTGGTGAACTCGTTTGTGGTGAAGTCAAAATGAAGGGGTGTTGTACAATACAAAGTAaatcagcgattggatcatctctaaccaatcagagtatcaaagacAATGATGACTTATTCTGGATCtagcccaacccatcggtttctgggatCAATCAGAACGGTTAGAATGCGTTTGCATTCTAGAAATAGTCGGGGAGGTACTCAGTTTCTTTCCCACAATAAATCGGGATCTGACGTCCGTGGGCGTGGCCGAGCGTTTGCCCGGAGTTAGGTGCTTGGGTTGCCACGCAACTCTGATATATTTTCGCACTTCAAGTAAATTGTATAATGTTGAGCTAATAATTAGGCTGAGACAACTTTATGGTAATTTTAGTATAATGTTGGCATCATGTCAAAAATCACACTTATTGGGGTAAATCATAATTGGTCTCATCAATATTAAATGTGTAGTGTATGATAAACAGCTGTAAAAGGCCTCATGTCTGATTTAATGGAGTATGAAAACTGCTAAATACAGTAGGCAGACAGCAGAGAGCTTGACCCCCTACACTGAATCAGCACCTAAATTGCATTCTGAGCACTTTCCCCTCACTTAGCATGACATTTAACACCTAAGTCTTTCCTTTCTGACTGGAACCAACGTTAATGTCTTTGTGCAATGATTTTTAATGACAGTATAGATTAATTCTGACTCCAGTTTTAATGGGACAATATCATGCACCAATTCCCCTTTTCTGAATGAGTGAATATGAACAAAAAACATCTTCCTCATATCTTGAAATGAGTCATACCTGTTCATTAAAGCGCAACTGAAGGAAGTGGCCTATGTGTCATCAATATGAGTGAGAAACATTTATTATAGTGTCAAAATTTACCaaaaagtgtaaataggatcattttgtTCATAAATTCAGCGAGTTCGTCAGGACTTACTTGAGGGTTAAAAGAGTCTAAAAtaatttggtttgaaatatacttaattatcaaaagtaaaagtctaaataatttcacattccttatattacgcaaaccagatggcagaatgtttttttattttacagatagccaggggcacactccaacactcagacataatttacaaatgaagcatttgtgtttagtgagtccaccagatcagatgcagtaggggtGGTCTCTTTAAAAGTGTgagaatttgacaattttcctgtcctgctaagcattcgaaatgtaatgagtacttttggttgtcaggggaaatttatggagtaaaaagtacattattttctttaggaatgttgcGGACAAGTAAaagatgtataaaaaaatatgaatagtaaagtaaagtacatttacccccaaaaaactatttactgtaagtagtattttaaagtattttttacctcagtactttacaccactgaaaacCTCCTCGGCAAAAAATGTCTGAATGAC
It encodes the following:
- the LOC139375419 gene encoding bromo adjacent homology domain-containing 1 protein isoform X2 → MKGCDDPCRYRPSDSWEQVGLPHAEAMVGGAQPKLKRGRPKEVKRGSVKESNELWEEEEGRKLDLCEGDSLDCRVLLTRLESSGDEDKESCLEPPIETKEEGSHSLVRGRTKPCKSRQKTCKAYRLAPEPNNQSKVLCTLPVVEPRKRRLASLNAEAVNTLLLYREHPQGSRLVNKLHSNGNLAKDAIILGHNTPSGPKVAKSDICGTRSSKTYQKTMKMEDVGLLSLYGPTPRRQASLNASALLKITSTSFKAKHRGTKANCNQLSGVVRIKLKKRHHHEIHHRQSQVQPQLVQKCCNLCKREYFHPEPQWEGTTGGNGSIRSDFQCGSFLGYPMKSVEEPVETQATPSFCCCSQERLGEYCHRLALFLGQKSFGDDELEEHSLSKGRLLSPRSLAHPHALTIGPYPYPCFSGYYVHFAHHKTSSTLMTSMSSSPMPYPPSSVASITLCPGGVQSPKLLSPTGSHHSGVSHPVYCYGEACRISRYPYRAVTTLASKGCCYNAGCSSCSHNTKLDYSSPLEDHSPPSVPGSPTQGCLATASAPPAGQSVPHLQNLLSDPSQPRITLQVTRECPQRAKPPSSSRSGVCGDSHIRDEHQLGPAASGAAKQQRITRRRATNGWLPVGVAFEKEVFTVGEETTVLRKCFEGVQRDGEVIRVRDTVLLRSGTRKKSLPYVAKISALWKDPESGEMMMSLFWFYRPEHTQGGRNPNTHCENEIFASRHQDENSVACIEDKCYVLTLAQYCRYCALVTRRREDLPESATRVVPPSVEYAVPAHCCVPTDIDPDLVFMCRHVYDFRYGRILKSLQ
- the LOC139375419 gene encoding bromo adjacent homology domain-containing 1 protein isoform X1; amino-acid sequence: MKGCDDPCRYRPSDSWEQVGLPHAEAMVGGAQPKLKRGRPKEVKRGSVKESNELWEEEEGRKLDLCEGDSLDCRVLLTRLESSGDEDKESCLEPPIETKEEGSHSLVRGRTKPCKSRQKTCKAYRLAPEPNNQSKVLCTLPVVEPRKRRLASLNAEAVNTLLLYREHPQGSRLVNKLHSNGNLAKDAIILGHNTPSGPKVAKSDICGTRSSKTYQKTMKMEDVGLLSLYGPTPRRQASLNASALLKITSTSFKAKHRGTKANCNQLSGVVRIKLKKRHHHEIHHRQSQVQPQLVQKCCNLCKREYFHPEPQWEGTTGGNGSIRSDFQCGSFLGYPMKSVEEPVETQATPSFCCCSQERLGEYCHRLALFLGQKSFGDDELEEHSLSKGRLLSPRSLAHPHALTIGPYPYPCFSGYYVHFAHHKTSSTLMTSMSSSPMPYPPSSVASITLCPGGVQSPKLLSPTGSHHSGVSHPVYCYGEACRISRYPYRAVTTLASKGCCYNAGCSSCSHNTKLEDYSSPLEDHSPPSVPGSPTQGCLATASAPPAGQSVPHLQNLLSDPSQPRITLQVTRECPQRAKPPSSSRSGVCGDSHIRDEHQLGPAASGAAKQQRITRRRATNGWLPVGVAFEKEVFTVGEETTVLRKCFEGVQRDGEVIRVRDTVLLRSGTRKKSLPYVAKISALWKDPESGEMMMSLFWFYRPEHTQGGRNPNTHCENEIFASRHQDENSVACIEDKCYVLTLAQYCRYCALVTRRREDLPESATRVVPPSVEYAVPAHCCVPTDIDPDLVFMCRHVYDFRYGRILKSLQ
- the LOC139375419 gene encoding bromo adjacent homology domain-containing 1 protein isoform X3 translates to MKGCDDPCRYRPSDSWEQVGLPHAEAMVGGAQPKLKRGRPKEVKRGSVKESNELWEEEEGRKLDLCEGDSLDCRVLLTRLESSGDEDKESCLEPPIETKEEGSHSLVRGRTKPCKSRQKTCKAYRLAPEPNNQSKVLCTLPVVEPRKRRLASLNAEAVNTLLLYREHPQGSRLVNKLHSNGNLAKDAIILGHNTPSGPKVAKSDICGTRSSKTYQKTMKMEDVGLLSLYGPTPRRQASLNASALLKITSTSFKAKHRGTKANCNQLSGVVRIKLKKRHHHEIHHRQSQVQPQLVQKCCNLCKREYFHPEPQWEGTTGGNGSIRSDFQCGSFLGYPMKSVEEPVETQATPSFCCCSQERLGEYCHRLALFLGQKSFGDDELEEHSLSKGRLLSPRSLAHPHALTIGPYPYPCFSGYYVHFAHHKTSSTLMTSMSSSPMPYPPSSVASITLCPGGVQSPKLLSPTGSHHSGVSHPVYCYGEACRISRYPYRAVTTLASKGCCYNAGCSSCSHNTKLEDYSSPLEDHSPPSVPGSPTQGCLATASAPPAGQSVPHLQNLLSDPSQPRITLQVTRECPQRAKPPSSSRSGVCGDSHIRDEHQLGPAASGAAKQQRITRRRATNGWLPVGVAFEKEVFTVGEETTVLRKCFEGVQRDGEVIRVRDTVLLRSGTRKKSLPYVAKISALWKDPESGEMMMSLFWFYRPEHTQGGRNPNTHCENEIFASRHQDENSVACIEDKCYVLTLAQYCR